A genomic segment from Nitrospiria bacterium encodes:
- a CDS encoding response regulator, producing MQDSSILLIEDNPDDEALTLRAFKKNNIKNEVVVVRDGVEALDYLFGTGSFTGRDVTILPQIILLDLKLPKMDGFEVLKRIRMDERTKLLPVVILTSSKEDQDLVNGYKLGANSYVQKPVDFAQFTEAVRQLGLYWLILNEPPMGRKRQ from the coding sequence ATGCAAGATAGTTCCATTTTATTGATTGAAGATAACCCAGATGACGAAGCACTAACCCTCCGGGCTTTTAAAAAAAACAATATCAAAAACGAGGTTGTGGTCGTCCGTGATGGTGTGGAAGCCTTGGATTATCTCTTTGGTACCGGTTCTTTTACTGGCCGCGATGTCACTATACTTCCCCAAATTATCCTCCTCGATTTGAAGCTTCCCAAAATGGACGGTTTCGAAGTGTTAAAACGTATTCGTATGGATGAGCGGACCAAATTGCTCCCCGTAGTCATTTTGACCTCCTCCAAGGAAGACCAAGATTTAGTAAACGGATACAAGCTCGGCGCAAACAGTTATGTCCAAAAACCGGTAGATTTTGCACAATTTACAGAAGCTGTCAGACAATTGGGACTTTACTGGCTTATTTTAAACGAACCACCCATGGGGAGGAAACGTCAATGA
- a CDS encoding EAL domain-containing protein codes for MNNSIRVLIVEDSEDDATLLIRHLKNGNHTPICERVETYSAMKNALEKKPWDIIISDYSMPQFSGLAALDLMRELSLDLPFIIMSGTIGEELAVEAMKAGAHDYIMKNNTARLIPAIERELREAKVRKERKQAEELVQHLAYYDVLTDLPNRTLFRDRVQQAILFSQREKKQVAILILDLDRFKEINDTLGHHYGDFVLKEVGERLGGVLRLSDTIARLGGDEFGILMPSSEAKHAKHVALKILKALEPPIVMQELPIAVEVSIGIGIYPDHGSNADSLIQRADVAMYAAKENGRGYLSYSSDLDRHSPRRLALMGELRQAIEKNQLCLYFQPKIEFNTNQVSGTEALVRWQHPEHGFIPPDQFISPAEQTGLITPLTQWVLQETMRKCCSLYEGGNKLKVASNLSVRNLQDPQLPTWVDSALEKFNFQPGYLELEITESAIMVNPTNALKVLSQLSDMGIGLCIDDFGTGYSSLGYLKKLPVGTIKIDKSFVIGMKDNENDQIIVRSIIDLGHNLGLKVVAEGVENEWTWNRLDELGCDSAQGYYMSRPLPLEDLKVWFVESPWGIKKCEKNEMTK; via the coding sequence ATGAACAATTCAATTCGGGTTTTAATTGTCGAAGACTCCGAAGATGATGCTACATTGCTGATCCGCCATTTGAAAAACGGCAACCATACACCAATATGTGAACGTGTTGAAACCTATTCGGCCATGAAAAATGCCCTTGAAAAAAAACCTTGGGATATCATCATTTCTGATTATTCCATGCCTCAGTTTAGCGGATTAGCGGCATTAGATCTGATGCGGGAGCTTAGCCTTGATCTCCCATTCATCATAATGTCCGGAACAATAGGTGAGGAACTAGCGGTTGAAGCCATGAAGGCGGGGGCTCATGATTACATTATGAAAAACAATACCGCCCGTCTCATTCCAGCTATTGAGCGGGAATTGCGGGAGGCGAAGGTCCGGAAAGAACGTAAACAGGCGGAGGAACTGGTTCAACATCTGGCCTATTATGATGTCCTGACAGATCTTCCTAACAGGACCTTATTCCGGGATCGGGTCCAACAGGCCATTTTATTCTCCCAACGGGAGAAAAAACAGGTGGCCATTTTGATTCTTGATTTGGACCGTTTCAAGGAAATTAACGATACCTTGGGCCACCATTATGGAGATTTTGTTCTTAAAGAAGTGGGTGAACGTTTGGGTGGCGTATTGCGATTATCTGATACCATAGCTAGATTGGGGGGGGACGAATTCGGAATCTTAATGCCGTCGTCTGAAGCCAAGCATGCGAAACATGTCGCTTTAAAAATATTAAAGGCCCTGGAGCCCCCCATCGTTATGCAAGAATTACCCATCGCTGTAGAGGTCAGTATCGGGATCGGGATCTATCCTGATCATGGTTCCAACGCCGATTCCCTAATCCAGCGAGCCGATGTGGCAATGTACGCCGCAAAAGAAAATGGAAGAGGGTATCTTAGTTATTCCTCCGACCTTGATCGACACAGCCCCCGTCGATTGGCTTTGATGGGGGAGCTGCGCCAAGCGATTGAGAAAAATCAGCTTTGCTTATACTTCCAACCCAAAATCGAATTTAATACTAACCAGGTCAGCGGTACCGAAGCCTTGGTTCGTTGGCAACACCCGGAACATGGATTTATCCCCCCGGACCAATTTATCTCCCCTGCGGAACAGACAGGGTTAATTACCCCTCTCACTCAATGGGTTCTCCAGGAAACCATGCGAAAATGCTGTTCGTTATATGAAGGTGGAAATAAGCTTAAAGTGGCAAGTAACCTTTCCGTGAGAAACCTTCAGGATCCACAGCTTCCCACCTGGGTCGACAGTGCTTTGGAGAAATTTAATTTCCAACCGGGATATTTGGAACTAGAGATAACCGAAAGCGCAATCATGGTTAATCCTACCAACGCCCTGAAGGTTTTGTCACAATTGAGCGATATGGGAATTGGGTTGTGTATTGATGACTTTGGAACGGGGTATTCTTCTCTGGGTTATCTCAAAAAACTTCCTGTTGGAACGATCAAAATTGATAAATCTTTTGTCATTGGGATGAAGGATAATGAGAACGATCAAATCATTGTCCGTTCCATCATTGATTTAGGGCATAACCTCGGTCTTAAGGTTGTCGCGGAAGGGGTTGAGAATGAATGGACATGGAATCGGTTGGATGAGTTAGGTTGCGACAGTGCTCAGGGGTATTATATGAGCCGCCCGCTCCCTTTGGAAGATTTAAAGGTGTGGTTTGTGGAGTCTCCTTGGGGAATAAAAAAATGCGAAAAGAATGAGATGACAAAATGA
- a CDS encoding PAS domain S-box protein, producing the protein MAMESNPSLLVFLKSFSKLASTFVILIGFIVFTGWMFDITILKNIRPDWVAMKANTALSFFLAGLSMKLMLKEKEKKWDKIFGKACAFFVLMMGFLTLTQYIMGWNIGIDQLLIRESSNAINTSNPGRMAPNTAFSFILIGLALSMLKAEFGPSHFPSGIFALIAGLIGFLGMIGYFYRAQDLYGIASFTQMAFHTSVTFLLLSVAILFSRWDRGLAAIITRANSGGVIARRLLPTAIVLPLFLGWVILWGAGAGFYGAKFGVTIFSVLSIIIFVGLVWWTAKSLDGLDIDRKKAERDRDRFFNMSMDMLCIAGFDGYFKQLNPAWEKTIGWKGEELLSKPYLEFIHPEDLELTLSEAQKLSTGEATITFENRYRCRDGSFRWLQWKAIPLVEKEMIYGTARDITERKQSEDAIKRLNQNLELNAARLEAANRELEAFAYSVSHDLRAPLRGIDGFSQALLEDYSDRVDAQGKDYLKRVREASQRMGHLIDDILSLSRVSRSEMRKERINLTEIANTIASELRNTSPNRDVEIVIAEGVYANGDQRLLRLVLENLLINAWKFTSKQPRSNIEFGITTINEQEAYYVRDNGAGFDMAFAKKLFGAFQRLHPEKEFPGTGIGLATVQRIIHRHSGKVWAEADVGKGATFYFTLP; encoded by the coding sequence ATGGCGATGGAATCAAACCCCTCCCTCCTTGTTTTTCTCAAATCCTTTTCCAAATTGGCATCTACCTTTGTCATCCTCATCGGTTTTATTGTTTTCACGGGTTGGATGTTTGATATCACCATTCTAAAGAATATTCGTCCGGATTGGGTGGCTATGAAAGCCAATACCGCTCTTTCTTTTTTCCTTGCCGGTCTCTCCATGAAGTTGATGTTAAAAGAAAAGGAAAAAAAATGGGACAAAATTTTTGGTAAAGCTTGTGCTTTTTTTGTTTTAATGATGGGTTTTCTTACCCTAACTCAGTATATTATGGGTTGGAATATTGGGATCGACCAATTGCTCATCCGTGAAAGCTCCAATGCAATAAATACATCCAATCCAGGTCGCATGGCTCCCAATACCGCATTCAGTTTTATCCTTATCGGGTTAGCTCTCAGCATGTTGAAAGCGGAATTTGGCCCATCCCATTTCCCGTCTGGGATCTTTGCACTGATCGCGGGCCTGATCGGATTTTTGGGAATGATTGGTTATTTCTACAGGGCCCAAGATCTCTATGGAATCGCGTCCTTTACCCAAATGGCCTTTCACACCTCTGTGACCTTCTTATTACTTTCCGTGGCCATACTTTTTAGCAGGTGGGATCGTGGCTTAGCGGCGATTATTACCCGTGCGAACTCAGGTGGAGTAATTGCACGTCGTTTGTTGCCCACTGCGATTGTACTTCCTTTGTTCCTGGGATGGGTCATTTTATGGGGGGCAGGGGCAGGGTTTTATGGAGCAAAGTTTGGTGTGACCATATTTTCGGTATTAAGTATTATCATTTTTGTGGGATTGGTATGGTGGACCGCAAAATCACTTGATGGTCTGGATATTGATCGGAAAAAAGCCGAGCGTGACCGGGATCGGTTTTTCAATATGTCAATGGACATGCTGTGTATTGCGGGGTTCGATGGTTACTTTAAACAACTCAACCCCGCTTGGGAAAAAACAATTGGTTGGAAGGGGGAAGAGTTACTTTCAAAACCCTACCTCGAATTTATTCATCCAGAAGATCTGGAATTAACCCTTTCTGAAGCCCAAAAGCTCTCCACGGGGGAGGCTACAATTACCTTTGAAAATCGGTATCGGTGTAGAGACGGATCTTTTCGATGGTTACAATGGAAGGCGATTCCGCTTGTTGAGAAGGAAATGATATATGGCACAGCACGTGATATTACCGAACGTAAACAATCTGAAGATGCCATCAAACGTCTCAATCAAAACCTCGAGCTAAATGCGGCACGCTTGGAGGCTGCGAATAGGGAACTGGAGGCATTTGCCTATTCAGTTTCCCATGACCTGCGTGCCCCATTGCGGGGGATAGACGGTTTCAGCCAGGCCCTTCTTGAGGATTACTCCGATAGGGTGGACGCTCAGGGGAAGGATTACCTAAAACGGGTACGGGAGGCTAGCCAGCGGATGGGGCATTTGATCGATGACATTTTGAGTCTTTCCCGCGTTTCACGTTCCGAAATGCGGAAGGAACGAATCAATTTAACAGAAATAGCAAATACCATAGCCTCTGAGCTTAGAAACACATCACCAAATCGAGATGTGGAGATTGTGATTGCAGAAGGAGTTTATGCGAACGGGGATCAACGACTACTGCGGTTGGTTTTAGAAAATTTGCTGATTAATGCATGGAAATTTACTTCAAAACAACCAAGATCTAATATTGAATTTGGTATTACTACGATCAACGAACAAGAAGCCTATTATGTTCGAGATAATGGTGCAGGGTTTGATATGGCTTTTGCAAAAAAATTATTTGGGGCCTTTCAAAGGCTCCATCCTGAAAAAGAGTTTCCAGGGACTGGAATTGGCCTTGCGACGGTCCAGCGTATCATTCACCGCCACAGCGGAAAAGTTTGGGCCGAAGCCGATGTCGGAAAGGGCGCAACATTTTATTTTACACTTCCCTAA
- a CDS encoding IS110 family transposase produces MTGEMAHHTFIPQYFDVFAGLDVDKTSISVTFMNHRETIRSIRIAHSAEHLLNYVRKRFTDQKVAFAYEAGPTGYGLHDKLTDQGYLCLVAAASMIPRAPGQRVKTNRLDSQKLCEALRGGQLKSIHVPSVSYRQLRHLTQLRDTFIRQVAANKCRIKALLLFEGIAFPQAPPGSQWSTMVIGQLKQLSCPEAVRFKLDALLRNLQFAQQQALESMRQIRRFCHNDPELHRCIEYLRSIPGIGWIVASHLLARIGDWRQIQNVRQLSAFLGLVPTEHSTGETVQRGSITRSGDSRIRSKLERGQVACCPK; encoded by the coding sequence ATGACTGGCGAAATGGCGCATCATACGTTTATTCCTCAATACTTTGATGTTTTTGCGGGTTTGGATGTCGATAAAACGAGTATTTCGGTTACGTTTATGAATCATCGAGAAACCATCCGGTCCATACGCATTGCTCATAGTGCAGAACATCTGCTGAACTATGTTCGTAAACGTTTTACGGATCAGAAGGTTGCCTTTGCCTATGAAGCGGGACCAACGGGCTACGGGTTGCACGATAAACTGACGGATCAGGGCTATCTCTGTTTGGTGGCTGCGGCTTCGATGATCCCCAGGGCTCCCGGCCAGAGAGTCAAGACCAACCGCCTGGATAGTCAAAAGCTGTGCGAAGCGCTGCGTGGGGGGCAACTCAAAAGCATTCATGTTCCATCGGTTTCTTACCGTCAGCTCCGCCACCTAACCCAGCTTCGGGATACGTTTATCCGGCAAGTGGCTGCCAATAAGTGTCGGATCAAGGCGTTGCTGTTGTTTGAAGGAATTGCTTTTCCGCAAGCCCCCCCTGGCAGTCAGTGGTCTACAATGGTGATAGGTCAACTGAAGCAGCTTTCCTGCCCCGAAGCGGTCCGTTTTAAGCTGGATGCGCTTTTGAGGAATTTGCAGTTTGCCCAACAGCAGGCGCTTGAAAGCATGAGACAGATCCGCCGATTCTGCCACAACGATCCAGAGCTTCACCGCTGTATTGAGTATCTTAGGAGTATTCCGGGGATCGGTTGGATTGTCGCCAGCCATCTTTTGGCCCGTATCGGAGATTGGCGCCAGATTCAAAACGTCAGGCAATTGTCGGCATTCCTGGGGCTGGTGCCGACCGAACATTCCACCGGGGAAACCGTCCAAAGGGGATCCATTACGCGTTCGGGAGATAGTCGCATACGCAGCAAACTGGAAAGGGGTCAAGTCGCTTGTTGTCCAAAGTAA
- a CDS encoding DUF4382 domain-containing protein — translation MNFRRTQRIYFLAWKALFIFSLAGLLGCGSDPGSSPGTGKAVILMTDSPSDEFSEINVTVNQVALLPEGDSSVVVYEGERRINLLGLQEVTDLFAVGEGVPARDYDKIRLTVSDPEFVKKDSSGNVIETVSGPDIHLVANGKIDLNPKKPFSVTSGGTLAVLMDFDAKKSVKITETGSGKFILRPVVFVEVLNDLSDKKVQVEGRIVSIDSENQTFILERGSHQILFKVGEGTLAGEPGTAEGDAMYRILVRTDSETRIFLEDGLPGIFESLQVIDRVIVRGILSIGKGLELQARFIKIGDLLKLRGTVIGELNVDHQIEVELAAGQILSGTILVHLGPQTLIFDPTTKDALNPEDLLLGDGVLVEGVFRVALGVFEATTVLFLPPEEQISDHLVGTIEAIDSLAQTFVVRDSTGGSVTVSLADPSLILWVKHEDGTAILLIESIEFADLQVGDTVDLYGDIDEVLIDQMVAKIILVEG, via the coding sequence ATGAATTTCCGGAGAACACAAAGGATTTATTTTTTGGCCTGGAAAGCACTTTTTATTTTTAGCCTTGCGGGGTTGTTGGGATGCGGTTCGGATCCCGGATCTTCTCCCGGAACGGGGAAAGCGGTCATACTCATGACCGATTCCCCATCCGATGAATTCTCGGAGATCAACGTGACCGTGAATCAGGTGGCGCTCCTTCCCGAAGGAGATTCCTCCGTCGTGGTCTATGAAGGGGAGCGACGTATCAATTTATTGGGATTGCAGGAAGTGACCGATCTGTTCGCCGTGGGGGAAGGGGTTCCCGCGCGGGATTACGACAAAATCCGGTTGACCGTCAGCGATCCGGAATTTGTAAAGAAAGACAGCAGCGGGAATGTGATCGAGACGGTTTCGGGACCGGACATTCATTTGGTGGCCAACGGGAAAATCGACCTCAATCCAAAGAAGCCTTTCTCCGTGACTTCAGGAGGAACCTTGGCCGTTTTGATGGATTTCGATGCCAAAAAATCCGTCAAAATTACCGAGACCGGATCCGGTAAATTTATCCTGAGACCGGTGGTGTTTGTTGAAGTCCTGAATGATCTTTCCGACAAAAAGGTCCAGGTTGAAGGGAGAATCGTTTCGATCGATTCCGAGAATCAAACCTTTATTCTGGAACGGGGATCTCACCAGATCCTGTTTAAGGTAGGGGAGGGAACGCTCGCCGGGGAACCCGGAACGGCGGAAGGGGATGCCATGTACCGGATTCTGGTTCGGACCGATTCGGAAACCCGAATTTTCTTGGAAGACGGACTCCCGGGAATTTTCGAATCCCTTCAGGTCATCGACCGGGTAATCGTAAGGGGAATTCTCAGCATCGGAAAGGGATTAGAGCTCCAGGCCCGGTTTATTAAGATCGGGGACCTGTTGAAACTGCGGGGTACGGTGATCGGTGAACTGAATGTGGATCACCAGATCGAAGTGGAACTCGCGGCCGGGCAGATTCTATCGGGAACTATTCTGGTCCACCTGGGACCCCAGACCCTTATCTTCGACCCGACCACAAAAGACGCCCTGAATCCCGAAGACCTGCTCCTTGGCGATGGTGTCCTGGTCGAGGGTGTATTTCGTGTGGCCCTGGGGGTCTTTGAAGCCACGACGGTTTTATTCCTGCCTCCCGAGGAACAGATTTCGGATCACCTCGTGGGGACGATTGAGGCCATCGATTCACTCGCGCAAACCTTTGTGGTGAGGGACTCGACCGGTGGATCAGTGACGGTGAGTCTTGCAGATCCCTCGTTGATTCTTTGGGTAAAGCATGAGGACGGCACCGCAATTTTGCTCATAGAGTCGATCGAGTTCGCCGACCTTCAGGTGGGGGACACCGTTGACCTCTATGGGGATATAGACGAGGTGCTGATTGACCAGATGGTCGCCAAAATCATCCTCGTTGAAGGGTAA